A window of the Cannabis sativa cultivar Pink pepper isolate KNU-18-1 chromosome X, ASM2916894v1, whole genome shotgun sequence genome harbors these coding sequences:
- the LOC115695173 gene encoding uroporphyrinogen-III synthase, chloroplastic isoform X2 → MAALSLSSLSLPFTAPLPPHSPLLHRRTRIFAHSSTIQPASSSSSVLTSSPKVVVTRERGKNGKLINALAKHGISCLELPLIQHTKGPDLDRLSAVLSDTTFDWIVITSPEAGSVFLDVWKASGTPNVKIAVVGAGTASIFNEVLQSSKQSLNVSFMPSKATGKVLASELPKNSNTKCTVLYPASVKASHEIEAGLSNRGFVVTRLNTYSTAPVHDVDQMVLEEALSAPVVTVASPSAIRAWVNLIPKPDKWSNSVACIGETTASAAKNLGLRNVFYPTHPGLEGWVDKILEALRMNHH, encoded by the exons ATGGCTGCACTTtctctctcctctctctctctaccatTTACAGCTCCACTTCCTCCTCATTCTCCATTACTGCACCGCCGAACTCGAATATTTGCTCATTCTTCCACTATTCAACCtgcttcttcttcgtcttctgtTTTGACTTCAAGCCCTAAAGTTGTAGTGACCAGAGAGCGTGGTAAAAATGGAAAGCTCATCAATGCCCTG GCTAAACATGGAATTAGCTGTTTGGAGCTTCCCCTCATTCAGCATACAAAGGGACCTGATCTGGATAGGCTTTCTGCTGTACTAAGTG ATACAACCTTCGATTGGATTGTCATAACATCTCCCGAAGCTGGTTCAGTCTTTTTAGATGTATGGAA GGCTTCTGGAACCCCAAATGTGAAAATAGCGGTTGTTGGGGCTGGTACAGCAAGCATTTTTAACGAAGTACTGCAATCATCAAAACAATCTCTCAATGTTTCATTCATGCCTTCAAAAG CAACAGGGAAGGTATTGGCTTCGGAGCTTCCCAAAAATAGCAACACAAAGTGCACCGTTTTATACCCTGCATCAGTAAAGGCCAGCCATGAGATAG AGGCAGGTCTTTCTAATCGTGGATTTGTAGTCACGAGGCTAAATACATATTCAACG GCACCTGTTCATGATGTTGACCAAATGGTTTTAGAGGAGGCACTGTCAGCCCCTGTTGTCACAGTAGCTTCACCTTCTGCCATTCG TGCCTGGGTCAATCTCATTCCAAAACCTGATAAATGGAGCAATTCAGTTGCATGTATTGGTGAGACAACTGCTTCAGCTGCAAAAAATTTAGGCTTGAGAAATGTGTTCTATCCAACACATCCAGGTCTTGAAGG ATGGGTGGATAAAATCTTAGAGGCATTGAGAATGAATCATCACTAG
- the LOC115695173 gene encoding uroporphyrinogen-III synthase, chloroplastic isoform X1 — protein sequence MAALSLSSLSLPFTAPLPPHSPLLHRRTRIFAHSSTIQPASSSSSVLTSSPKVVVTRERGKNGKLINALAKHGISCLELPLIQHTKGPDLDRLSAVLSADTTFDWIVITSPEAGSVFLDVWKASGTPNVKIAVVGAGTASIFNEVLQSSKQSLNVSFMPSKATGKVLASELPKNSNTKCTVLYPASVKASHEIEAGLSNRGFVVTRLNTYSTAPVHDVDQMVLEEALSAPVVTVASPSAIRAWVNLIPKPDKWSNSVACIGETTASAAKNLGLRNVFYPTHPGLEGWVDKILEALRMNHH from the exons ATGGCTGCACTTtctctctcctctctctctctaccatTTACAGCTCCACTTCCTCCTCATTCTCCATTACTGCACCGCCGAACTCGAATATTTGCTCATTCTTCCACTATTCAACCtgcttcttcttcgtcttctgtTTTGACTTCAAGCCCTAAAGTTGTAGTGACCAGAGAGCGTGGTAAAAATGGAAAGCTCATCAATGCCCTG GCTAAACATGGAATTAGCTGTTTGGAGCTTCCCCTCATTCAGCATACAAAGGGACCTGATCTGGATAGGCTTTCTGCTGTACTAAGTG CAGATACAACCTTCGATTGGATTGTCATAACATCTCCCGAAGCTGGTTCAGTCTTTTTAGATGTATGGAA GGCTTCTGGAACCCCAAATGTGAAAATAGCGGTTGTTGGGGCTGGTACAGCAAGCATTTTTAACGAAGTACTGCAATCATCAAAACAATCTCTCAATGTTTCATTCATGCCTTCAAAAG CAACAGGGAAGGTATTGGCTTCGGAGCTTCCCAAAAATAGCAACACAAAGTGCACCGTTTTATACCCTGCATCAGTAAAGGCCAGCCATGAGATAG AGGCAGGTCTTTCTAATCGTGGATTTGTAGTCACGAGGCTAAATACATATTCAACG GCACCTGTTCATGATGTTGACCAAATGGTTTTAGAGGAGGCACTGTCAGCCCCTGTTGTCACAGTAGCTTCACCTTCTGCCATTCG TGCCTGGGTCAATCTCATTCCAAAACCTGATAAATGGAGCAATTCAGTTGCATGTATTGGTGAGACAACTGCTTCAGCTGCAAAAAATTTAGGCTTGAGAAATGTGTTCTATCCAACACATCCAGGTCTTGAAGG ATGGGTGGATAAAATCTTAGAGGCATTGAGAATGAATCATCACTAG